In Aedes albopictus strain Foshan chromosome 3, AalbF5, whole genome shotgun sequence, the following are encoded in one genomic region:
- the LOC109425587 gene encoding protein scylla isoform X1, with the protein MSANFAAIDDLVEEFLKMELISVPPYPGQLGYLGSNKVNDFRTPLMPIPANSNKNANQRHHQSQQQLPSSQPASQRSHHHHNHHHHSHHQAAQENSQPLEPATIALTASPHEDALQALSARLESELRTAKRRHLACTEVLLPADLLPRIASQMFELSEKEPCGIRGCTVYIEFEDEPDNSRRIATMKTDPTTVSTFELYLTLRQDRSGWTSILPQFLKNLARGSTIMISPEFALTKNKLYHTYSD; encoded by the exons ATGAGTGCGAATTTCGCTGCCATCGACGATCTGgttgaagagtttctgaaaatggAACTCATTTCCGTTCCTCCATATCCAGGCCAATTGGGTTATCTAGGATCAAACAAAGTCAACG ATTTCCGAACACCGTTGATGCCGATACCGGCAAATAGTAATAAGAACGCCAACCAACGCCATCATCAGTCACAACAGCAGCTGCCGAGCAGTCAGCCGGCCAGCCAGCGAAGTCACCACCATCACAATCACCACCATCACAGCCATCATCAGGCAGCGCAGGAGAACAGTCAGCCGCTGGAGCCGGCGACGATAGCCCTTACAGCATCACCCCACGAAGATGCCCTGCAAGCGCTATCCGCCCGACTTGAGTCGGAACTGCGCACTGCCAAACGGCGGCATTTAGCCTGCACCGAAGTATTACTCCCGGCCGACCTTCTGCCCCGGATAGCTTCTCAGATGTTCGAACTGTCCGAGAAGGAACCCTGCGGCATCCGCGGCTGCACGGTCTACATCGAGTTCGAGGACGAGCCGGACAACAGCAG ACGGATCGCCACCATGAAGACCGATCCAACCACCGTATCCACCTTCGAGCTGTACCTCACCCTTCGGCAAGACCGAAGTGGCTGGACCTCGATTCTGCCACAGTTTCTCAA AAATCTGGCCCGTGGCAGTACGATCATGATCAGTCCGGAGTTTGCTCTGACCAAGAACAAGCTCTATCACACCTACTCGGACTAA
- the LOC109425587 gene encoding protein scylla isoform X2, which translates to MCYNFRTPLMPIPANSNKNANQRHHQSQQQLPSSQPASQRSHHHHNHHHHSHHQAAQENSQPLEPATIALTASPHEDALQALSARLESELRTAKRRHLACTEVLLPADLLPRIASQMFELSEKEPCGIRGCTVYIEFEDEPDNSRRIATMKTDPTTVSTFELYLTLRQDRSGWTSILPQFLKNLARGSTIMISPEFALTKNKLYHTYSD; encoded by the exons ATGTGCTATA ATTTCCGAACACCGTTGATGCCGATACCGGCAAATAGTAATAAGAACGCCAACCAACGCCATCATCAGTCACAACAGCAGCTGCCGAGCAGTCAGCCGGCCAGCCAGCGAAGTCACCACCATCACAATCACCACCATCACAGCCATCATCAGGCAGCGCAGGAGAACAGTCAGCCGCTGGAGCCGGCGACGATAGCCCTTACAGCATCACCCCACGAAGATGCCCTGCAAGCGCTATCCGCCCGACTTGAGTCGGAACTGCGCACTGCCAAACGGCGGCATTTAGCCTGCACCGAAGTATTACTCCCGGCCGACCTTCTGCCCCGGATAGCTTCTCAGATGTTCGAACTGTCCGAGAAGGAACCCTGCGGCATCCGCGGCTGCACGGTCTACATCGAGTTCGAGGACGAGCCGGACAACAGCAG ACGGATCGCCACCATGAAGACCGATCCAACCACCGTATCCACCTTCGAGCTGTACCTCACCCTTCGGCAAGACCGAAGTGGCTGGACCTCGATTCTGCCACAGTTTCTCAA AAATCTGGCCCGTGGCAGTACGATCATGATCAGTCCGGAGTTTGCTCTGACCAAGAACAAGCTCTATCACACCTACTCGGACTAA